A single region of the Halorubrum depositum genome encodes:
- a CDS encoding DNA primase, whose translation MDALDAKYPFFTAAREAVADAAVSLPELVAADAPAVERGRERVERALMDGTVESESGEFPGESDYDVQAELLSYPVARILVSLLDSEPAIEKYAAAEAATAVDRIREDLATDDELRSVSTPTVELDDVLAEFDLADAVRPESVGGKAGAGADSPGRDPAHYRIDVGPYLRLTSPSWGESWRLVNRALAGGAVRVSREELLDALEAAVEERVREGLPFELAAGEGIAAELEEGVADLKRLLSERSYAGPVDVVAPELFPPCMTNLIEKAERDADLSPPESFALMAFLVGIGMTPDEVVAFCADTSLDAEGIRYQTEYLKDDRGTQYPPPTCETLANYGICHNEEDHMQVAADPLAYYEKRVAAADEITDWRDREGDRNGEESDEENGEGSEGETEEENGKARAASETVDSDGAE comes from the coding sequence GGCCGCGAGCGGGTCGAGCGCGCCCTGATGGACGGGACGGTCGAGTCGGAGAGCGGCGAGTTCCCCGGCGAGTCCGACTACGACGTGCAGGCGGAGCTGCTCTCGTATCCGGTCGCGCGGATCCTCGTTTCGCTTTTAGACTCCGAGCCCGCGATCGAGAAGTACGCCGCCGCGGAGGCCGCGACCGCGGTCGACCGGATCCGCGAGGACCTCGCGACCGACGACGAGCTGCGGTCGGTGTCGACGCCGACCGTCGAACTCGACGACGTGCTCGCCGAGTTCGACCTCGCCGACGCGGTCCGCCCGGAGTCGGTCGGGGGGAAAGCGGGGGCCGGCGCCGACTCCCCCGGCCGCGACCCCGCCCACTACCGGATCGACGTCGGCCCGTACCTCCGGCTCACGTCTCCGTCGTGGGGCGAGTCGTGGCGGCTCGTCAATCGCGCGCTCGCCGGCGGGGCGGTGCGCGTCTCCCGCGAGGAGCTGCTCGACGCGCTGGAGGCCGCGGTCGAGGAGCGGGTGCGCGAGGGGCTCCCGTTCGAGCTGGCGGCCGGCGAGGGGATCGCCGCCGAACTGGAGGAGGGCGTCGCCGACCTCAAGCGCCTGCTCTCCGAGCGGAGCTACGCGGGGCCGGTCGACGTCGTCGCCCCCGAGCTGTTCCCGCCCTGTATGACGAACCTGATCGAGAAGGCCGAGCGCGACGCCGACCTCTCGCCGCCGGAGTCGTTCGCGCTGATGGCGTTCCTCGTCGGGATCGGGATGACGCCGGACGAGGTGGTGGCGTTCTGCGCCGACACGAGCCTCGACGCGGAGGGGATCCGGTATCAGACGGAGTACCTGAAGGACGATCGCGGGACGCAGTACCCCCCGCCGACCTGCGAGACGCTGGCGAACTACGGGATCTGCCACAACGAGGAGGACCACATGCAGGTGGCCGCCGACCCCCTCGCGTACTACGAGAAGCGGGTCGCTGCCGCCGACGAGATCACGGACTGGCGGGACCGCGAGGGCGACAGGAACGGGGAGGAGAGCGATGAGGAAAACGGGGAGGGAAGCGAGGGGGAAACTGAGGAGGAGAACGGAAAAGCGCGGGCCGCGAGCGAGACCGTAGACTCGGACGGAGCGGAGTAG
- a CDS encoding DUF7472 family protein, which translates to MEIDAELRRQIAVSLLAAAVFILGLVGIGVTFGGSSGLPESGAIALIGLLTGFVLLMALVGAYLIRANDGE; encoded by the coding sequence ATGGAAATCGACGCGGAGCTTCGTCGGCAGATCGCGGTCTCGTTGCTGGCGGCCGCCGTCTTCATCCTCGGGCTGGTCGGGATCGGGGTCACGTTCGGCGGGTCGTCCGGGCTGCCGGAGTCCGGCGCGATCGCGCTGATCGGACTGCTGACCGGGTTCGTCCTGTTGATGGCGCTCGTCGGCGCGTACCTCATCCGCGCGAACGACGGGGAGTAA
- a CDS encoding SWIM zinc finger family protein — protein sequence MTHPRTPPASAATNPDAPRAAPPGERSPERGVSAAVDDDDSERAPSAAVDVDDRSARAAAEEMTVRPLRDRRYVVETDGGTYVVALDAGTCTCPDHAIRGSRCKHLRRVAMEVTAGSVPAPDERVGACAVCGTETFVPLDDPGAHLCSRHAFEPGDVVRDRETGERLVVVAVTTERADAYRTEEDRTVDEYATNAAYGAHEPVIEAVYVDAVRPGRGLSDCERYAFPASRLVRPRRE from the coding sequence ATGACGCATCCCCGAACCCCGCCCGCGTCAGCGGCCACCAATCCGGACGCACCGCGAGCCGCGCCGCCGGGGGAGCGATCCCCGGAGCGAGGCGTCTCCGCCGCGGTCGACGACGACGATTCCGAGCGCGCTCCGAGCGCCGCCGTCGACGTCGACGACCGGTCGGCGCGCGCCGCCGCGGAGGAGATGACGGTGCGGCCCCTCCGCGACCGGCGGTACGTCGTCGAGACGGACGGCGGCACATACGTCGTCGCGCTCGACGCCGGCACCTGCACCTGCCCCGACCACGCGATCCGCGGCTCCCGGTGTAAACACCTCCGGCGCGTCGCCATGGAGGTGACCGCGGGGTCGGTCCCGGCACCGGACGAGCGCGTGGGCGCCTGCGCGGTCTGCGGGACGGAGACGTTCGTCCCGCTCGACGACCCGGGGGCGCACCTCTGTTCGCGCCACGCGTTCGAACCGGGCGACGTCGTCCGCGACCGGGAGACCGGCGAGCGGCTCGTCGTCGTCGCGGTCACGACCGAGCGCGCCGACGCCTACCGGACCGAGGAGGACCGGACGGTCGACGAGTACGCCACGAACGCCGCGTACGGCGCCCACGAGCCCGTGATCGAGGCCGTGTACGTCGACGCGGTCCGCCCGGGGCGCGGCCTGTCGGACTGCGAGCGGTACGCCTTCCCAGCCTCGCGGCTCGTTCGCCCGCGCCGGGAGTGA
- the rpl12p gene encoding 50S ribosomal protein P1 codes for MEYVYAALILNETGEEINEENITGVLEAAGVDVEESRVKALVAALEDVDIEEAIETAAAAPAAGAASGGSADAAEAEEAADEADESDDEAEEAADEADEDDDEDGGEGLGELFG; via the coding sequence ATGGAATACGTTTACGCTGCGCTCATCCTGAACGAGACTGGCGAAGAGATCAACGAGGAGAACATCACCGGCGTGCTGGAAGCCGCCGGCGTCGACGTCGAGGAATCCCGCGTCAAGGCGCTCGTCGCCGCGCTGGAGGACGTCGACATCGAGGAAGCCATCGAGACGGCCGCCGCGGCCCCCGCCGCCGGCGCCGCGTCCGGCGGCTCCGCGGACGCCGCGGAGGCCGAGGAAGCGGCCGACGAGGCCGACGAGAGCGACGACGAGGCCGAGGAAGCGGCCGACGAGGCCGACGAGGACGACGACGAGGACGGCGGCGAGGGCCTCGGCGAACTCTTCGGCTAA